The Paramormyrops kingsleyae isolate MSU_618 chromosome 12, PKINGS_0.4, whole genome shotgun sequence region AGGCGGCCCTCACCCCCTTCGAGAGGGTCCAGACCCTCCTGCAAGACCACCAGCACCACAGCCGTTTTAACAACACTTTCCACACCTTCCGCGTGCTGGTGCAGGAGCACGGCGTCCGCGAATGCTACCGCGGCCTGGTGCCGATCCTGCTGCGTAACGGCCCCAGCAATGCCCTCTTCTTCACCCTCCGGGGCCCCATCAAACAGAGGCTCCCTGCGGCCCGGGGCCACGCCGGCCACCTCCTCAATGACTTCATCTGCGGGGGTCTGCTGGGAGCCATGTTGGGTGTCTTTTTCTTCCCACTGAATGTCCTGAAGACGCGGCTGCAGTCGCAGGTGGGGGGTGACTTCCTGTCCTCACGCCAGGTGCTGCGTACCATCTGGACGGAGCGGGGCGGCAAGGTGACGCACCTCTTCCGGGGGGTGCACCTGAATTGTCACCGCTCCGTCCTGTCCTGGGGCATCATCAATGCCACTTATGAGCTCCTTCTGAAGCTGATGTGATGAGATGGAGCCAGACTGACGATTTGGAAACTGTGGATCCATGTTGTACATCTTTCTTTTGGGACTTGTCAATCTTATCTTCGGGTGATTCTGCTGGAGGCTTAGAATCAAAGTGAAAGAGATGACTGGGTGTACTGGGAATGGAGGAGACTTCGTAGAACATTGAACTGTAGGCTTGTTTTGAAGACCAATGTTAAGTTGACGTGtgaagtttgggacttgtgggAACTTAAGTGAAGACCAGATTATTTGGGTCATCTGGTGTCCTCATCTTCGTCGTTCACTCGCTTTGACAATAATCAATACGccgtttttgtttgtttgaccTTTTGAGTTGTTTCTGTAGCGGTGTCTAATTTTTTTGTGACATTTCTTATTTAGAAGTGCAGGTTTTTATTCAATCGCTACTTTTTTGTGATAAAGAAAAGCATTAAAGCtcacaataaaaacagaacCTCTGAACGGGATTCCTTCTGGGCAAATTTCTAGACACGTTTGCATGGCCACTGATAAAAGAAGTAGTTTCTGTTGTCCTTGTGGTCAGGAATGTGTTGTTCTGAGGTGGAGCACGTTTCCCTTGCAGCCTGGGGAAGGCAGGAAATTGCCAGGACCACCTGAGTGAGGCAGTTCATTCAAGGGTGCTTTCTTACCCCCCCAGGATGTGAGCATTCTGGTGGCGGAAGCTCTTAGGGTCTGTGACCCATCTGAGTAATAGTTTCTTTCTTTATTAAACAAAATGGGCTTTCTGTTGCATAAGGAGCTGCTGTGATGCTACTTCCCAGAATCCCTTTCCTGTGGCTCAGTGACGGGACCGTGATGGATCTGCAGGAACATGTTGGGTAGTGCTCCCCAGAGGCACCTGGTTATCTGCGAACATGCACCGTAACACGTTCTGAGGTCGATTCCCGAGTGTTTCTTTCCCTTTTGTACATCAGCATATAGGAATTCTTATCTGCACTATCCAATCAGTAACACCCATCAGCATTAATGTCGCGGCAGCCGTACGGCTAGGTGCTGTAAGGGGTTTGTATTTATGGAATAAATATAGATGGCAGAAATGGCTGGAACGGAAGATGAAGGAAATGGAGAGTGTGGTTCTTGCGCAGCGTCAGCCTCTGTCTGGTTTTAGCCCCTAATGTGCTTCATTGCTTTCGGCTGGCGATTGGCTGGCAGTTCCTCCCCATCTTACTCCGTTAGACCCGCCGATGTTTCCTTGTGCGGATGGTGGGTATTGGGACGTTTCCCTGCCTTGGGCTCCCATGGGGTCGGTGTATGGGGCAACTTTCTGACCTCTCATAGGCTATGGCAAGGTCATGTGATGATTTATTTGCAAGTTTAATATCTCCACAGCTATATAAAGCACATCACCATATACAAAATATGCTTATTTAGTGTATAAGCGCATGCTTCCAGGAACAGCAGTTCAGCGTAAGGTGTTATGGGGCCAACTGTAATTTGCCAAAATAGAAAGCAAAACAGCTTTGTTTAATGTTATGTTAATCTAATGTTATGCGAACTTAGACATCAGAGAAGGTAAATGTATGGTAGTGTAAGGGGTTAGACAAAATAATGACTATGGACAACCATTCATTGCGGTCGCCTACGTATGTCTGATACATATAGTCTTGCCTGTTAGCTCCATAGCCTGTAGATTAACAGTTGATTTTCAGCTTGGCGTTGAATAATCTTGGGGTTCGTCCCTGATCCGTCACCCTGATCTGTCACGTAACACGAGCCTCATCCTCATCCGTGACTGTCGAAATGCTGCAGGACGGACCCTGCCCACCGCCAATCATTTCTTTGCTAGTGTAAACACTTGCATGATGAATAAGCTGCTGTCAATTAATGAGAACCTCCTCTGGCTGGGGAGGGCAATGTGAAGTGTTTTAGgtgtgaagtaaaaaaaaaaacctgaaagtttcttttttttttgtcttttgaagTAACCAGTAACCGTGTCACATGCTTTTGTCTGCAGTCTCTTAGCATCTCAGTGCCCTGCTTACAGCTACCGCTGCACTCGCCTTGGGTATTCAGTATGCAGTATGCAGTATGCAGTATGCAGATGTAACTGACTGTGCAAAatctgccctctagtggatgaATCGGGGGTGCCGTGTAGAGGGCGAAAGTTAGGACGAcagacaggggccctaaaaaattgggGACATAATTGGATTGATCTCAGTTGGGGGGGCAAAATCTCTCTACCCTTGCATCTTATAATAGTAAAATCTatccatttttctttttgcagcaAAGAACCATCTCCTTGCGGCACAGGAGTGACTGACTGATATTTTGTTATCCCACGTTTCTCCTCAGAGTGATTTCTCAGTATCGATGGCCCAGACTGCATTGCCTTTGTAGGTTGTCAATCCTTCAGCAAGAGACCTTAAGGGACCCTGTCagagaatccatccatccatcttccagtcgcttatcctggtcagggtcgtgACGAGGATCATTGTATTATGCCAAGGTGTATTCCTCCAAGCCGTACTGTCATTTTTTCCTCCTATCCATGCCGGACAGGACCGTGGGGTGTGTTGTGGAACGTTTCGAAGGAGCCCCGTCTGATTATAGCGAAGGAGGTCGACGGCGCCATCTTGTGAAATATCGCTGACATGACCACGCCGTCTCCTGGGGAAACAAGGTGACTTTTGCTGACTGCAGAGTTCAGCttcttaaataatagtaataataaaagatCCTGCGGTGCCTGTCAGCTTCGATGCAAGTTAATTGCGCGCTGCTGCATCTTCATTAGCATAATGCACCCATAAATGTATGAGCTGCAGTCTcacttttttttacagaaaGATGTTGCATTTACTTTTATACTCCAAGTGCAGGGAGACTCTGTCACCTTGTCAATCAAACTAAAGGACTCTTGGTCTATCAGGGACTGAGTGCTTACCTGATAGGTGCCTGAAAAACTTCAGCCAAACTGTGAAGGACCCCAGAAGGATTAATAAAGCATCTACTCTACTCTTTATCTATCTGTCTGAAATAGACAGACAGctagatgtgaatacaaacagaTAATTGTCTCTCTGTTACTCCACtccaatctaatctaatcttcTGTTATTTTGCGATCTGACTGAATAATATCTCCTCTCAGGCCCTTCTCGATTCCACCTGTGGTTGACACTTCGAGATCATGGGAAAAAGTTTTTACTGAAACTCAAAGTGGGTATTGAGATTTGACAGTATATTGAGTCTATTTTTCTCAAGGAGGTGCCCAATGTGTAGCCAATGCCCGACTCTCGTGTTGAATAATCGGCGGTGCAGTAGATTGATGATCTCTGTCTCCAACAAACCTTTACATGGATGAAGGTCAGtctcagacaaaaaaaaataaaaatcaaagcaGGTTTTATTTAAAACCAATGTTTAATTCAGCATAAAAACAGCAGTGATTGTCCCTTCATTTCTTAGACAGCTCACAGATATGgcttttagcaagcaggatTTACTGTATCTACAGCTGTAATTGAGATTTGCACCGGAGCGCTTTGTATCATTGTTCTTTCAGTTATTAAAAAATagattttggcaaaaaaaaaacgttctCTACCAACCAAACCAAACATTTCCATATAGAACAGAATGACCTTTAACCTTAGAGCATCTTCAGTTATATATCTGTTTTCAGTATGAAATTAGGGTTTTGGCAGGAACATGACCATGTAAACATGTATGAATGACTCACCTACATCTGAGCTGAATTCAAGTAACAAATACAAGGTTCAAACAAAGATTTCCTCCATGGAAAATACAGTAAGAACCAAACTTAGGACCAGTTATCAATGTTTCTGCTGTAGGCAGCATGACAAGGACCATTCATAACTCCTAGCTCACGGTCCCAGTGCATCCATAATGACAGAATCGCTACTAAATAATAATCAGCTAGGTTTCATACTCGACTTACCAGCATCCTTACTTCAGGACATTGGATTTTGATTCTTGCTCTTCATGCAGTATAAGAATACAAGAGATTTTTGAACAAACAGTTCTGAAAAACTAAATATTTGCAAGTCCCCCAGCAACACTAGACACTTCTCCCAGATTACCCATTTGCAGCTCAGTCAATTCGTCAGCGTTTTAATCCTACGTATCTTCATCACAGGCACTGTGCTTCACGCCTTCTTCGGTAACGCAAGCCCTACTGCAGTTGTGCTTTACGAAACGAGAGGTTGCCGTTTCTCTGAGACAGACATTCATCTTGCCGTACTGTGGAAAGACATGGCTACCGTTTGTTGAATGTTAGAACAGTCTTGCAAGCCCCACCACCTTTTTCCTGAAGAACAGAACATTGCATTGgagatatatatgtatatacaaaaAACCTACATAATTTTCAAGACAATGAGTAATTAAAGGTTTTTGTTTGCATTTGCATCTACATCTCATGCAATTATATCTTACACCTTTGGCCCATGTGAAAAACCAGCATTATCCCTTTAGCATGGAGCGTGTTCATATAAACCATGTATTGAAGAAACACACAGCCATAGTGGCTTAAAATTACCTTCTTCTCTTTAAATTATTGTATTAAACAGTTCAGTAGTTGCCATAATTACTGTATGTTAAACATTCATCCAGTGTTTAcgctaaattaaaataaaaagaatagGACAGCTTGCTTTAGCATGTTTCTTCACACAATCCATTTAACAGGACTATTGAATCAGGACATAAAAGATCCCTTCCCTGCTCATTACTTCCCTGACATCAGCCATTACAATAAGGTACTAAATAAGCTGAGGacaataaatacatacatacgtaTACATAGACTAAGTATGCAAGTGTCCAGAGTTGGTAGACAAAGTAGGAAGTATCCAGAGTTCATAGACAAAGACCAAGTATGGAAGTATCCAGAGTTCATAGACAAAGAACAAGTATGCAAGTATCCAGGGTTCATAGACAAAGACCAAGTATGCAAGTGGCTGGAGTTTGTAGACGAAGACCAAGAATGCTGTAGTAGGACTACATGGAGCTGCCACTTGTGAGTGTTTCTTCAGATTTGCATGTCCCATTTACTCGTGCGTGCTGGAATTTGGAGTGTACCTCTCAGGTACCTTTCAGGTACACCCTGTCTTTTGCAACTTGGCATAGGAATTTCTCTACCATAGCAAGTTCCTCCATTGCCTCCGAGTTTTCCTATCTCTCACAAGTGGGACTTGAGCGTTAGAGGTTGTAGGTCAAAGGCAGAATCAGAGAGCAGCGAGGGTGCAGTACAGCTGCGTGAGGCAGAAGACGGAGGCAGTGAGGGCAGTACATTGTCTCGCTAGCACTTTTATGCTGACATCTTGGCAGCTCTTCCTTCCACAGGCGAGCTCTGCCTCTTGAGAGAATTCCCTGTAGGCTTTGGTTATCTCCCTTAGGCTTCCCAGAACCTTAGTGAGGCTGCCCTCACACTGGCAGCAACTGGAGAAGCACAGACACATGCTGGCCAGCTGCACCAGGGTGTGGAAGCTCTCGCTCAAGGTCCGCAGCATCTCGTCAGGGCCCTGGCCCACCCGGATAACCCGCTGACAGTTGGACATCAGCTTGCGCGCCTCGGCATGGAGCAGGTGCTTGTTCTCTGAGAGATGTGCTACGCATGTTTCCCAGTGGTGCTGCCCCCGGCCCTGGGGCTCTGCCTCAAGGATGGTCAGCAGCTCCAGCAGATCCTGCTGCAGCAGGGAGAAGCCCCCAGGGACCCTATAGTGCCGACCGCGTAGTTGGTTGAGCACTTCCTGCAGAGAATCTGGTGGGCTGCAGTCAGCAGGGTCCAGAGGAGACAGCAAGGGGCTTAGTTCTGAGGAAGAGGAACAAGGGAGAACAACCCTGGAGAACGGAGGGATGGAGGAAGCGGGATACATGGAGGGTACTGTTAGGCACGTGCCCTCTCTTCCCTGTGTCTGATCCGGCATCTCTTCCTCGTCTAAATttcttctgtctgtctgcctgctgaAGCAATTAGAATAACTTTGGCACCCGCAGTGTTCCTGGGGAGTCCGGGACACcagcagcacaggtggaggCATAAATTCAACCATCCCCTTCGTGTAAGGATGGGGCAAGGGCTGAGGCTGCTTGGACTCACATGGTTTTAAATCTCTATATAGTTCCTTGGGTTCTTGAAGCACCTCAGTCATGTGATCCCCCACATCCTCTGACTCGTCCTCTCTTGACAGAATAGCAGAACCAATGTTGCACATGCCCACATCTGGGTGCTTACAGAGTTGTAACATTTTAGATTCTGATCTTTCAACATCGGAACATAAGCGATGACAGAATGTATCAGTGTCAGACCTGTTTTCTGTGACCACCTTCAGTAGCTTTGGGTCATCTTCCGATTCTTCAGTCGGCATCTCTATGACTTCCTCTGTCAGTTCGCTGGGCTCTTCCACGTCTGCAGTAGATGCTTCAGTCACCTCAGTGACCTCAGTAGCAACCTGGCTTTCGTCCATGTGTCTTTCTGAAGTGGTTTTGTCAGTGCAGCTGCCCAAAGTGTTGAGAGTTTCCTGGGACCTAGAGAGACAGCAAGGAAGCTTTCGGATCTTTTTTCGCAGAGCAGAGTTTGACAGTCGGCCCACTAAGCCTAAGGAGCGTCTTTGCgaatttgtgtttgttgtttcaTTGGTTGTGACGCTACTTGCTTCAACAATATCTGAAGCCTCAGTTTCTACCAGCAAAATGCTTTCAAAACTAAGGGAAATACGCCTACTGGAGACCATGACAAGACAGCTGCTGTCATTTGTCCATTGGTCTGCAGTGACACTTTGAGACTCAGCCTCTAAACCTGCCTCATTGTCCTCAGCTCCTTGTGTCTCTTCTGAACTACGTGAGCTGAAGACTGAGGTATTAGTAGGTATGAATTGTGGACTATGTGTAAGCTGTAGGGGAGACATTTGAACTTCGGAGTACCTCGCTTTACCATCTTGTCCCCCAAGTGTACAACTCAGGGATGACTGCTTTTCTGAGGAAGGCAGCCCTTTATTACTGGCTTCTGAGCTGTTGAGGACCACACTGTCACTGGAGACTGTTTCTTCAACAGAACCAGAAAAATGTTCTAAACATTTGTTGCCGTTCTTGGCCTCTGGGTCTACTTGGCTATACTCCGCCAAAACCACAGGAGAGCCATTAAAGAGTTTGTACTCCAAAGTGTCTGGGTTCATCTCCAAGAGGTCAAATGAAAGCTGATTGTTCTGAATGAGCTTCTCACTTGTCGAGTTGCCAGGGGAACCTGGCAGATGAGAGCCTGAATGGATTGGTGGCTCAGGGTGATGGAAAGGCTCATTTTCTAAGGAACAGTTTGAGGGATCATTGTCAAACCTGCCCAACTGGTCCTCATCCACCATCTGattctctctttctgtcacAGGGAAGGACACTTGGGATGTGTAGTTCTCTGCGAAGAAGTGACGTTTGCGCAACTTTTTCACAACACTTGAGGTTGCTGGTGGTGTTGACATTTGGTCCCTCTCATTttcctccctctcctgctctgTGCAGCTGAGGTTATGCAGGTTCAGCGTGCGGGTCATGCCTGCTCTGTCCTTGCGGATCACTGTTAACAGACATTGGTTAATCTTTACTAATTAGCCTGgacatttttcatttatagtAGATAAAGTACTTCAGAATCTCTAAAACGCCACGATAACACAACATTAACTGCCTGAAAAGTCACAAACAAATTTCTTTAGAAAGAAGCTTATTGTAAGGGTCCTATTTATTTCTCAGCAGTTGTTTTGGACATCCAAAGTCATGCAATTAAGACATTATCTCACCCAGATTCCGAAATGCATCACTCTTGACCAACCAATTTTTTATGTACTATGACaaattgaattaattaaatagcTAAGCAAAAACATTACCTGTAATGTCTACAACAAACAAAAGAACTGACCTGAGGTCTCCTGACCAGCTGCTGAAGGTACGAATTTATCATTGGCATCAAAGAACTCGTCCTCTGAGCTGCTGTCTACAAAACTGGGTGAAGGCTGGAGAACAGGGGCTGGCCGAAGGTCTTGGGGCATGACCTGCAGCCTAGCCTGGGCCGGTTCAGGATGTTCGGGGAGGTCACCTACATCCAAAGTGAGAGCAGAAGAGGTGGGCCTCTCCACATCATCATCCCCCTTGGTAAGTCCACCTTCACTGAAGTGGCCTAAATTGATTCGCTGGCGCTCGTCCTCTTCATCAGTGGCCTCTGGGGGACTGGGGAGAGAGTCCGCCATGCTAGAGAAGTCCCTGAAACACAGGAAGGCCTCGTTTTTCTGTTCTGTATTCTCAAGACCATGGATAATGCCATCTCCATCGAGCTCCATTTCCAATATAGATGTGTCCAGAAGATAGGGATGACTGGCATCTATGCTCGAAGGCTCGCCGGCAGAGCAGGTCAGAAGGTCATCATCATCCAGGTTTTCCAAAGACTGGCTCCTGCTATGGCACAAGTTTAATGTCTCATCCTCTTCCTCGTTTCCCCGGTCACCTGCTGCTTCATCAGCTACCTTGCTCCCATTTGCTTCcacttcttcctcttcttcgTTTTTGTTACCCTTCATTCCATCCTCCTCCTCTCGCAATGGCATCACCCTCGCGTCATCAATGGAGAAGTGAAAGTCGACCAGCACATTGCCCGAGCTGTCCACTATGGAGAAGTCATCTAGGTCACCACCATCTTGGGGGTAGCCTTCGTACACGCAACACAGAAAGTTCAATTCGAGTGATCTTGCTCAACCGGTGACTTAATGCTTACCCAAGAGTTCCCCCATTTCTTACATTCCTGGCGTCACTTGCTTACCTGCCTCGGTTGGGATGCGATACATCTTGGCAGGGCTGCTCCAGGAGAAAACGGTAAGGGCTGGGTCCAGATGCAACTTGCAGTAACCAGTTACTAGGCAGGAGAAGTCTTTGGCGGCAGCAGACTCCATCAGGAGGGTTATTTGCTGGGGCCACATGATAAAGAGGGCTATACATCATACTGGTATACTACTGTTACCAGAAAATTCTTTAACTATATATAGAAGCA contains the following coding sequences:
- the LOC111833449 gene encoding FERM and PDZ domain-containing protein 1-like isoform X2, encoding MEEKERSLSPSRRASRVEQVVGRWLRRSRDSNSRERAAGEGKFGTPVGAVAAPIKLTVKLARDPRLDSHGFEISDQCPLLVTEVTAGGPADGRLVQGDQVLTINNIVTDDLSAEQAAEIIRESWDCVTLMVLRHTAGPKSSFMTAEKRARLRSNPVKVHFAEEVVVNGHTQGNSLLFLPNVLKVYLENGQTKAFKFEAKTTVKEIVLTLKEKLSIRSIEYFGLVLEEQYSVNKQLLLHQEEYIQQVVHKKEVHDYRCLFRVCFVPRDPLELLQEDPVAFEYLYLQSVNDVLQERFAVEMKCNTALHLAALHIHERLDSCGQTHRTSLKSITKEWGIENFISPTLLRNMSEKDLKKAIGYHLKKIRALLDPKQKVISATQARLSYLAQLGELQSYGGKCFTATILFQDRESMVNLLVGARYGISQVINQRLNIIVVLTEFTSITRVDLLPESERVSLVKIYLQDVKQITLLMESAAAKDFSCLVTGYCKLHLDPALTVFSWSSPAKMYRIPTEAGYPQDGGDLDDFSIVDSSGNVLVDFHFSIDDARVMPLREEEDGMKGNKNEEEEEVEANGSKVADEAAGDRGNEEEDETLNLCHSRSQSLENLDDDDLLTCSAGEPSSIDASHPYLLDTSILEMELDGDGIIHGLENTEQKNEAFLCFRDFSSMADSLPSPPEATDEEDERQRINLGHFSEGGLTKGDDDVERPTSSALTLDVGDLPEHPEPAQARLQVMPQDLRPAPVLQPSPSFVDSSSEDEFFDANDKFVPSAAGQETSVIRKDRAGMTRTLNLHNLSCTEQEREENERDQMSTPPATSSVVKKLRKRHFFAENYTSQVSFPVTERENQMVDEDQLGRSQETLNTLGSCTDKTTSERHMDESQVATEVTEVTEASTADVEEPSELTEEVIEMPTEESEDDPKLLKVVTENRSDTDTFCHRLCSDVERSESKMLQLCKHPDVGMCNIGSAILSREDESEDVGDHMTEVLQEPKELYRDLKPCESKQPQPLPHPYTKGMVEFMPPPVLLVSRTPQEHCGCQSYSNCFSRQTDRRNLDEEEMPDQTQGREGTCLTVPSMYPASSIPPFSRVVLPCSSSSELSPLLSPLDPADCSPPDSLQEVLNQLRGRHYRVPGGFSLLQQDLLELLTILEAEPQGRGQHHWETCVAHLSENKHLLHAEARKLMSNCQRVIRVGQGPDEMLRTLSESFHTLVQLASMCLCFSSCCQCEGSLTKVLGSLREITKAYREFSQEAELACGRKSCQDVSIKVLARQCTALTASVFCLTQLYCTLAAL
- the LOC111833449 gene encoding FERM and PDZ domain-containing protein 1-like isoform X1, coding for MEEKERSLSPSRRASRVEQVVGRWLRRSRDSNSRERAAGEGKFGTPVGAVAAPIKLTVKLARDPRLDSHGFEISDQCPLLVTEVTAGGPADGRLVQGDQVLTINNIVTDDLSAEQAAEIIRESWDCVTLMVLRHTAGPKSSFMTAEKRARLRSNPVKVHFAEEVVVNGHTQGNSLLFLPNVLKVYLENGQTKAFKFEAKTTVKEIVLTLKEKLSIRSIEYFGLVLEEQYSVNKQLLLHQEEYIQQVVHKKEVHDYRCLFRVCFVPRDPLELLQEDPVAFEYLYLQSVNDVLQERFAVEMKCNTALHLAALHIHERLDSCGQTHRTSLKSITKEWGIENFISPTLLRNMSEKDLKKAIGYHLKKIRALLDPKQKVISATQARLSYLAQLGELQSYGGKCFTATILFQDRESMVNLLVGARYGISQVINQRLNIIVVLTEFTSITRVDLLPESERVSLVKIYLQDVKQITLLMESAAAKDFSCLVTGYCKLHLDPALTVFSWSSPAKMYRIPTEAGYPQDGGDLDDFSIVDSSGNVLVDFHFSIDDARVMPLREEEDGMKGNKNEEEEEVEANGSKVADEAAGDRGNEEEDETLNLCHSRSQSLENLDDDDLLTCSAGEPSSIDASHPYLLDTSILEMELDGDGIIHGLENTEQKNEAFLCFRDFSSMADSLPSPPEATDEEDERQRINLGHFSEGGLTKGDDDVERPTSSALTLDVGDLPEHPEPAQARLQVMPQDLRPAPVLQPSPSFVDSSSEDEFFDANDKFVPSAAGQETSVIRKDRAGMTRTLNLHNLSCTEQEREENERDQMSTPPATSSVVKKLRKRHFFAENYTSQVSFPVTERENQMVDEDQLGRFDNDPSNCSLENEPFHHPEPPIHSGSHLPGSPGNSTSEKLIQNNQLSFDLLEMNPDTLEYKLFNGSPVVLAEYSQVDPEAKNGNKCLEHFSGSVEETVSSDSVVLNSSEASNKGLPSSEKQSSLSCTLGGQDGKARYSEVQMSPLQLTHSPQFIPTNTSVFSSRSSEETQGAEDNEAGLEAESQSVTADQWTNDSSCLVMVSSRRISLSFESILLVETEASDIVEASSVTTNETTNTNSQRRSLGLVGRLSNSALRKKIRKLPCCLSRSQETLNTLGSCTDKTTSERHMDESQVATEVTEVTEASTADVEEPSELTEEVIEMPTEESEDDPKLLKVVTENRSDTDTFCHRLCSDVERSESKMLQLCKHPDVGMCNIGSAILSREDESEDVGDHMTEVLQEPKELYRDLKPCESKQPQPLPHPYTKGMVEFMPPPVLLVSRTPQEHCGCQSYSNCFSRQTDRRNLDEEEMPDQTQGREGTCLTVPSMYPASSIPPFSRVVLPCSSSSELSPLLSPLDPADCSPPDSLQEVLNQLRGRHYRVPGGFSLLQQDLLELLTILEAEPQGRGQHHWETCVAHLSENKHLLHAEARKLMSNCQRVIRVGQGPDEMLRTLSESFHTLVQLASMCLCFSSCCQCEGSLTKVLGSLREITKAYREFSQEAELACGRKSCQDVSIKVLARQCTALTASVFCLTQLYCTLAAL
- the LOC111832802 gene encoding mitochondrial nicotinamide adenine dinucleotide transporter SLC25A51-like, whose amino-acid sequence is MQREASRELRLPGLGPHGRHYACGSCASFANIVVTFPLQKVLFRQQLYGVRLSEALWQLRRDGLRNLYRGLLPPLLQRTATTALMFGLYEDASRLLLQRAGGPEVLTRGAAAVLAGMAEAALTPFERVQTLLQDHQHHSRFNNTFHTFRVLVQEHGVRECYRGLVPILLRNGPSNALFFTLRGPIKQRLPAARGHAGHLLNDFICGGLLGAMLGVFFFPLNVLKTRLQSQVGGDFLSSRQVLRTIWTERGGKVTHLFRGVHLNCHRSVLSWGIINATYELLLKLM